One stretch of Flavobacterium sp. 9 DNA includes these proteins:
- a CDS encoding TonB-dependent receptor, which yields MFFTFFLVLNLFAQDKGKLVPFKKIIIDIEQQHQVTFNYTEDLIANLQINPPKKSLSLDQKLQYLAKNTNLSFENIGNKFINIYKKDIESKLICGYVFSSTDKKPIENANISLANKNQVSTNSSGYFEFEEQDKNSFLVSHVGFVTKRFIGDNPDPKNCFQIVLEPEITQLEEIKANAILASGISKNNNGSFEIKPKKFGILPGLIEPDALQTMQQIPGVNSLDESVSSINVRGGTHDQNLFLWNGIRMFQTGHFFGLISVFNPNLAHTISIYKNGSSAFYGESVSSVVAISSTPETTEKNSFSAGINMINADVYGKYNLSKKSYIEISARKSITDFVETPTYKEYFNKVFQNTTITDFSEKQNVDYRSDKKFGFYDATLKYAQKIGNKDQLILDLITIKDNLEVFQSATVYDMNKSENNVLRQQNYGGNLSWKRNWNNFNTTKINVYNSSYELLANQKTTIGDQIVIQENTVNNNGINLENNHIINSKITFNDGYQFNELGITNLEEVTNPDFYRKVKDVLRTHALILEGKYNDTLSRTYFKVGTRINYIEKFKKFIVEPRVQFSYGINKNLNLELLGEMKSQNSQQIIDLQKDYFGIEKRRWIISNNNTIPIQRSKQLSINLFYKKNDWLLDIENFYKKVTGITTSSQGFQNQLEFVKMTGDYEIWGAEMLVQKRMNHFLTWLSYTYNHNNYHFSTYEFPIFPNNFELMHSVSWAGIYEKNNFKIALGTKWTSGRPKTSPDIAQIDQTNPVLIYNKPNNTNLHIFSQVNISSTYKWETTNGIQYKLGISILNILNRKNEISEYYRITSLTNSIEEVETFALQRTPNVSFRVSL from the coding sequence TTGTTTTTTACATTTTTCCTTGTCCTGAATCTTTTTGCTCAGGACAAAGGAAAACTTGTGCCTTTTAAAAAAATCATAATTGACATTGAACAACAACATCAGGTAACATTTAATTATACCGAAGACTTAATTGCTAATCTTCAAATAAACCCTCCTAAAAAATCACTTTCGCTAGATCAAAAACTGCAATATCTGGCAAAAAACACCAATTTATCTTTCGAAAATATTGGAAACAAATTCATCAATATTTATAAAAAAGACATTGAATCTAAATTAATTTGTGGCTACGTTTTTTCAAGTACAGATAAAAAACCTATTGAAAACGCTAATATTAGTTTGGCTAATAAAAATCAGGTTTCTACCAATTCCAGCGGTTATTTTGAATTTGAAGAACAGGATAAAAACAGCTTTTTAGTTAGTCACGTTGGGTTTGTTACCAAAAGATTTATTGGAGATAATCCAGATCCTAAAAATTGTTTCCAAATAGTATTAGAACCTGAAATCACACAACTTGAAGAAATTAAGGCGAATGCAATTTTAGCTTCGGGAATTTCAAAGAATAATAATGGATCATTTGAAATTAAACCGAAGAAATTTGGTATTCTTCCCGGACTTATCGAACCTGACGCTTTGCAAACTATGCAGCAAATTCCGGGCGTAAACAGTTTAGACGAAAGCGTATCAAGTATTAATGTTCGCGGCGGAACTCACGATCAGAATTTATTTTTATGGAACGGAATCCGAATGTTTCAAACGGGACATTTTTTTGGTTTAATATCTGTTTTCAATCCAAATTTGGCGCATACTATTTCTATTTATAAAAACGGAAGTTCGGCCTTTTATGGCGAAAGCGTTTCTAGTGTTGTCGCTATTTCTTCGACTCCGGAAACTACAGAAAAGAATTCTTTTAGCGCCGGAATAAATATGATTAATGCGGATGTTTACGGGAAATATAATCTTTCCAAAAAGAGTTATATAGAAATTTCAGCACGTAAATCTATTACTGATTTTGTAGAAACACCTACGTATAAAGAATATTTCAATAAAGTATTTCAAAACACTACAATTACTGATTTTTCGGAAAAACAAAATGTTGATTATCGAAGTGACAAGAAATTTGGTTTCTATGATGCGACGCTTAAATATGCTCAAAAAATTGGAAATAAAGATCAGCTAATCTTAGATTTGATTACGATTAAAGATAATCTGGAGGTTTTTCAAAGTGCGACAGTTTATGACATGAACAAATCTGAAAACAATGTTTTACGTCAACAAAATTATGGCGGAAATTTGTCGTGGAAAAGAAACTGGAACAACTTTAATACGACTAAAATTAATGTTTATAATTCTTCGTATGAACTTTTGGCTAACCAAAAAACTACGATTGGAGATCAAATCGTAATTCAGGAAAATACGGTAAATAATAACGGAATTAATCTGGAAAACAATCATATTATTAATTCTAAAATTACTTTTAATGATGGATATCAATTTAACGAATTAGGAATTACTAACTTGGAAGAAGTTACAAATCCTGATTTCTATCGTAAAGTAAAAGACGTTTTGAGAACTCACGCTTTAATCTTGGAAGGAAAATATAACGACACACTTTCAAGAACTTATTTTAAAGTTGGAACCCGAATTAATTACATCGAAAAATTTAAAAAATTCATTGTAGAACCGCGAGTTCAGTTTAGTTATGGCATTAATAAAAATCTAAATCTGGAATTACTTGGCGAAATGAAAAGTCAAAATTCGCAACAAATCATTGATTTGCAAAAGGATTATTTTGGTATTGAAAAAAGGCGTTGGATTATCTCAAACAACAACACAATTCCTATTCAAAGAAGTAAACAATTGTCTATAAACTTATTCTACAAAAAGAATGACTGGCTTCTTGATATAGAGAATTTTTATAAAAAAGTAACCGGAATTACCACTTCAAGTCAGGGTTTTCAGAATCAGTTAGAGTTTGTTAAAATGACTGGCGATTATGAAATTTGGGGCGCAGAAATGCTTGTTCAAAAAAGAATGAATCACTTTCTGACGTGGTTAAGTTATACGTACAATCATAATAATTATCATTTTTCTACTTACGAATTTCCCATTTTCCCCAACAACTTTGAGTTAATGCACAGCGTTTCATGGGCAGGAATTTATGAGAAAAATAATTTTAAAATCGCTTTGGGAACAAAATGGACTTCTGGTCGTCCAAAAACTTCTCCGGATATCGCTCAAATTGACCAGACGAATCCTGTATTAATTTACAACAAACCAAACAATACGAATTTGCATATTTTTTCGCAGGTTAATATTTCTTCGACTTATAAGTGGGAAACTACGAATGGAATTCAATACAAATTAGGAATCTCCATCTTGAATATCCTTAACAGAAAAAATGAAATCAGCGAATATTACAGAATAACTTCTTTGACAAATTCCATAGAAGAAGTTGAAACTTTTGCATTGCAAAGAACTCCAAATGTGAGCTTTAGAGTTTCTCTGTAA